In Astyanax mexicanus isolate ESR-SI-001 chromosome 5, AstMex3_surface, whole genome shotgun sequence, a single window of DNA contains:
- the sumo3a gene encoding small ubiquitin-related modifier 3-like, translating to MSEDKPKEGVKTENDHINLKVAGQDGSVVQFKIKRHTPLSKLMKAYCERQGLSIRQIRFRFDGQPINETDTPAQLEMEDEDTIDVFQQQTGGSR from the exons ATGTCTGAAGATAAGCCCAAG GAGGGAGTGAAGACTGAGAACGATCACATCAACTTGAAGGTGGCTGGGCAGGATGGATCAGTGGTCCAGTTTAAAATCAAAAGGCATACACCCCTCAGCAAACTAATGAAAGCATACTGTGAAAGACAG GGGTTGTCAATAAGacagattaggtttaggtttgatGGACAGCCAATAAACGAGACAGACACGCCGGCACAG TTGGAGATGGAGGATGAGGACACTATCGATGTATTTCAACAACAGACAGGCGGTTCTCGCTAA